In one Leptolyngbya sp. BL0902 genomic region, the following are encoded:
- a CDS encoding type II toxin-antitoxin system HigA family antitoxin — MTLSAQKPIETEADYENALARINNLMDAAPDTPESEELDRLATLVEAYEDEHYPIGLPDSST; from the coding sequence ATGACCTTATCTGCCCAAAAACCGATTGAAACTGAGGCCGATTACGAAAACGCCCTGGCGCGTATAAACAACCTTATGGATGCGGCCCCAGATACCCCCGAATCTGAAGAATTAGATAGGTTGGCTACCCTTGTAGAAGCCTATGAAGATGAGCACTACCCAATTGGCTTACCAGACTCCTCTACATAA
- a CDS encoding Uma2 family endonuclease has product MTASLLHIPNSLPQAEQRLVLEGVTWQQYDALVALFMNQFPALRMTYLEGSLELMTTSPEHERLKTIIARLIEAFAEELDIDLNGYGSATFRKEAAARGLEPDECYCLGELQAVPDIALEIALTSGGIDKLKVYQGLGVKEVWFWENQTLSLYGLTETGEAYEALAISPLLPQLDIALLASYVNNTSQTQAVKAYRQALRERLFKHD; this is encoded by the coding sequence ATGACGGCATCTTTACTCCATATTCCTAATTCGCTCCCCCAGGCCGAGCAACGGCTGGTATTGGAGGGCGTGACCTGGCAGCAGTACGATGCCCTGGTGGCGTTGTTTATGAACCAGTTTCCCGCCCTGCGGATGACCTACCTAGAAGGCTCCCTAGAACTGATGACGACCTCTCCTGAGCATGAACGCCTCAAAACCATCATCGCTCGCCTGATCGAAGCCTTCGCTGAAGAACTGGATATAGACCTGAATGGGTATGGCTCGGCCACCTTTCGCAAAGAAGCCGCCGCCCGTGGGTTAGAACCCGATGAATGCTACTGCCTCGGCGAACTCCAAGCGGTGCCCGATATCGCCTTAGAAATTGCCCTCACCAGCGGCGGCATCGATAAGCTTAAGGTTTACCAGGGCTTAGGGGTAAAAGAAGTTTGGTTCTGGGAAAACCAAACACTCAGCCTCTATGGTCTGACAGAAACGGGCGAAGCTTACGAAGCCTTAGCGATCAGCCCACTTTTGCCACAACTCGATATCGCGCTCTTGGCCAGCTATGTTAATAACACCAGCCAAACCCAGGCCGTTAAAGCCTATCGTCAGGCGCTAAGAGAGAGACTGTTTAAGCATGACTAA